The proteins below come from a single Mangifera indica cultivar Alphonso unplaced genomic scaffold, CATAS_Mindica_2.1 Un_0092, whole genome shotgun sequence genomic window:
- the LOC123207670 gene encoding probable sodium/metabolite cotransporter BASS1, chloroplastic: MLSSMSSPKPTLHFQLNNPHISTHPPTIKPQKLPSISCIRSSNKLIFTSQLSKSTWNPPTTFTLQSKLTNFSPKTCVPIRSDISSNSYETNNERRFREWIELIGEAISTAFPIWVSLGCLLGLMKPVSFNWVTPKWTILGLTLTMLGMGMTLSLDDLRGALSMPKEIISGFVLQYSVMPISGFLVSKLLNLPAHYAAGLILVGCCPGGTASNIVTYIARGNVALSVLMTAASTLFAVVMTPFLTAKLAGQYVAVDAAGLLMSTLQVVLLPVLAGAFLNQYFQSLVKFVSPLMPPIAVGTVAILCGNAIAQSSSAILMSGKQVVLAASLLHASGFFFGYVLARALGLDTASSRTISIEVGMQNSVLGVVLATQHFGNPLTAVPCAVSSVCQSIFGSVLAGFWRRTAPAPK; the protein is encoded by the exons ATGTTGTCCTCAATGTCATCCCCCAAACCAACACTCCATTTTCAGCTAAACAACCCACACATTTCAACCCATCCTCCAACAATTAAACCACAAAAGCTCCCTTCGATTTCTTGTATCAGATCCTCAAATAAACTCATTTTCACGTCCCAATTGAGCAAATCCACTTGGAACCCACCAACCACTTTCACTCTCCAATCAAAACTAACTAATTTCTCACCCAAGACGTGTGTTCCTATTCGAAGTGACATTTCGTCGAACAGTTATGAGACAAACAATGAGCGGAGGTTTCGCGAATGGATTGAGTTGATTGGTGAAGCAATATCTACTGCATTTCCTATATGGGTATCTTTGGGTTGTTTATTGGGTTTGATGAAGCCAGTTTCTTTCAACTGGGTCACGCCAAAGTGGACCATTCTTGGCCTTACTCTCACCATGCTTGGTATGGGCATGACTCTCTCTCTTGATGACCTACGTGGCGCTCTTTCCATGCCCAAGGAGATCATTTCTGGCTTCGTGCTTCAGTACTCG GTGATGCCAATATCAGGATTTCTTGTGAGCAAGCTTTTAAATCTGCCAGCGCATTATGCAGCTGGTTTAATATTGGTTGGTTGCTGCCCTGGTG GTACAGCTAGTAACATTGTAACTTATATTGCACG TGGAAATGTAGCACTTTCAGTGTTGATGACAGCAGCAAGCACCCTTTTTGCTGTG GTCATGACCCCTTTTCTTACAGCTAAACTTGCCGGGCAATATGTTGCAGTGGATGCAGCAGGGTTATTAATGTCCACATTGCAG GTAGTTCTTCTTCCTGTACTGGCTGGTGCATTTCTAAACCAGTATTTCCAAAGCCTGGTTAAGTTTGTCTCTCCATTGATGCCACCCATTGCTGTGGGAACTGTTGCTATTCTGTGTGGAAATGCAATTGCCCAGAGTTCTTCTGCAATCCTTATGTCTGGCAAACAAGTGGTTCTTGCTGCATCTCTTCTTCATGCTTCTGGATTTTTCTTTGGTTATGTACTTGCAAGGGCGCTTGGCCTTGACACAGCATCTTCAAGAACGATCTCTATTGAGGTTGGCATGCAG AACTCGGTGCTCGGAGTTGTTCTTGCCACTCAACACTTCGGAAACCCTCTCACTGCGGTACCATGTGCAGTTTCCAGTGTCTGTCAATCAATCTTTGGAAGTGTCTTAGCAGGATTTTGGAGACGCACTGCACCGGCACCCAAGTAA